The Tistrella bauzanensis genome has a window encoding:
- a CDS encoding FixH family protein, whose product MARTADSLRPAAPNGTTATAPSRRSGWIPYVFVGGFLVVLAVNTTLIVNALDGFTGVVVEKPFERGLAYDKLIAASEAQAALGWTVAARVEPGAPANETDIALTLAGRDGPLVDPVIDARLQRPIDGEHVPLLAVPQVGAGAGDWRLVGPAVRAGQWDLHVIVTAGRDRHISTQRLWIDPADAAPAGTAPSDRE is encoded by the coding sequence ATGGCCCGCACTGCTGACAGCCTTCGCCCGGCAGCCCCGAACGGCACCACCGCGACCGCGCCGTCCCGCCGCAGCGGCTGGATCCCCTATGTCTTCGTCGGCGGGTTCCTGGTGGTGCTGGCCGTGAACACCACCCTGATCGTCAATGCCCTGGACGGCTTTACCGGGGTGGTGGTTGAAAAGCCGTTCGAACGCGGGCTTGCCTATGACAAGCTGATCGCCGCGTCCGAGGCGCAGGCCGCCCTGGGCTGGACGGTGGCCGCTCGGGTCGAGCCGGGTGCGCCGGCGAACGAGACCGATATCGCGCTGACCCTGGCGGGCCGTGACGGGCCGCTGGTCGATCCGGTGATCGATGCCCGACTGCAACGGCCGATCGACGGCGAACACGTGCCGCTGCTGGCGGTGCCGCAGGTCGGCGCGGGTGCCGGCGACTGGCGGCTGGTCGGGCCGGCGGTCCGCGCCGGTCAATGGGATCTGCATGTCATTGTCACGGCGGGCAGGGATCGCCACATTTCGACCCAGCGGCTGTGGATCGATCCGGCCGATGCCGCACCAGCCGGTACGGCCCCGTCCGACAGGGAGTGA
- the ccoG gene encoding cytochrome c oxidase accessory protein CcoG, whose product MSTSGIDLDGHHEETAQPALFANRLKVYPKAVKGPVRRIKWALLVVMLGIYYILPWVRWDRGPGRPDQALLLDMEGRRGYFFNLEIWPDEIYYLAGLLILAAVLLFLVTSLYGRLWCGYACPQTVWTDLFMWVERLIEGDRAERIRNDKAKLTVRKAGRKIAKHMVWLVIAALTGGAWIMYFRDAPTVTVELLTGSASGMAYSMFALFTVTTYVLAGWAREQVCTYMCPWPRFQAAMLDDQTVTVTYQGWRGETRGKYRKGESFEGRGDCVDCAQCVQVCPTGIDIRDGIQLECINCGLCVDACDNVMEKLHRPKSLITWDTFANQAALGRGETPKPMKLIRPRTMIYTGLIVVLGAVMLAQLLTRTRVDTTLIRDRAPLFVTLSDGSIRNGYTLKITNRRVEPASFAVMVDGPEGLKATVHLADGQELPADDVEVRGDGVGSLRMFVSMPRAIIPEEQTPLHVTVRNQTTGEEAHVDTMFVAPPSGADRTQRSNSVAPVQMP is encoded by the coding sequence ATGTCCACCTCCGGCATCGATCTCGACGGTCATCATGAAGAGACCGCGCAGCCGGCATTGTTCGCGAACCGCCTGAAGGTCTATCCCAAGGCGGTGAAGGGTCCGGTCCGCCGGATCAAATGGGCACTGCTGGTGGTGATGCTCGGCATCTATTACATCCTGCCCTGGGTGCGGTGGGATCGTGGACCGGGCCGGCCCGATCAGGCCCTGCTTCTCGATATGGAAGGTCGTCGCGGCTATTTCTTCAATCTGGAAATCTGGCCCGATGAGATCTACTACCTGGCCGGCCTGCTGATCCTGGCCGCCGTGCTGCTGTTCCTGGTGACCAGCCTCTATGGCCGCCTGTGGTGCGGTTATGCCTGCCCGCAGACGGTGTGGACCGATCTGTTCATGTGGGTGGAACGGCTGATCGAGGGCGACCGCGCCGAGCGCATCCGCAATGACAAGGCGAAGCTCACCGTCCGCAAGGCCGGGCGCAAGATCGCCAAGCATATGGTCTGGCTGGTGATCGCTGCCCTGACCGGTGGCGCCTGGATCATGTATTTCCGCGACGCGCCGACCGTGACTGTGGAACTGCTGACCGGCAGCGCCTCGGGCATGGCCTACAGCATGTTCGCGCTGTTCACCGTCACCACCTATGTCCTGGCCGGCTGGGCGCGCGAGCAGGTCTGCACCTATATGTGCCCCTGGCCGCGATTCCAGGCCGCGATGCTCGACGACCAGACCGTCACCGTCACCTATCAGGGCTGGCGTGGCGAGACCCGCGGCAAGTACCGCAAGGGCGAAAGCTTCGAGGGCCGTGGCGATTGCGTCGATTGCGCGCAATGCGTCCAGGTCTGCCCGACCGGCATCGACATCCGCGACGGCATTCAGCTTGAATGCATCAATTGCGGGTTGTGCGTCGATGCCTGCGACAATGTGATGGAGAAGCTGCATCGTCCGAAATCGCTGATCACCTGGGACACCTTCGCCAATCAGGCGGCGCTGGGCCGGGGCGAGACGCCGAAGCCGATGAAGCTGATCCGGCCGCGCACGATGATCTATACCGGTTTGATCGTGGTGCTGGGGGCGGTGATGCTGGCCCAGCTTCTGACCCGCACCCGGGTCGACACCACCCTGATCCGTGACCGCGCGCCCCTGTTCGTCACCCTGTCCGACGGTTCGATCCGCAATGGCTATACCCTGAAGATCACCAACCGCCGGGTTGAGCCCGCGAGCTTCGCGGTGATGGTCGACGGGCCCGAGGGACTGAAGGCGACGGTGCATCTGGCCGATGGCCAGGAACTGCCGGCCGATGATGTCGAGGTGCGTGGCGATGGTGTCGGCTCGCTCAGGATGTTCGTGTCGATGCCGCGTGCCATCATCCCTGAGGAACAGACGCCGCTGCATGTGACGGTGCGCAATCAGACCACGGGCGAGGAAGCCCATGTCGACACTATGTTCGTCGCCCCGCCATCGGGGGCTGACCGCACCCAGCGCAGCAACAGCGTCGCCCCGGTGCAGATGCCCTGA